The Daucus carota subsp. sativus chromosome 2, DH1 v3.0, whole genome shotgun sequence genome includes a window with the following:
- the LOC108209873 gene encoding vesicle transport protein GOT1, producing the protein MAYELTEQKKIGLGLIGFGFFFSFLAVVLFFDRGLLALANIFFLAGVVLLLSWRSTLQLFTTKANYKGSVCFLLGLFFIFVRWPIVGIIFEIYACVVLFGGFWSSVKVFLYQIPVLGLILQFPVMVLDRLRRPG; encoded by the exons AAATTGGATTGGGGTTAATTGGCTTTGGATTCTTCTTCTCATTTCTGGCTGTGGTCCTCTTCTTTGATAGAGGGTTGTTAGCATTAGCAAAT ATATTTTTCTTAGCTGGTGTAGTGCTATTACTGAGTTGGCGTTCAACTTTGCAACTCTTTACAACAAAAGCGAACTACAAG GGTTCTGTTTGCTTCCTTCTTGGTCTCTTCTTCATATTTGTTCGGTGGCCAATAGTTGGTATAATCTTTGAGATTTATGCCTGTGTTGTGTTATTCGG tggTTTTTGGTCTTCTGTCAAAGTGTTTTTATATCAGATTCCAGTTTTGGGACTGATACTTCAGTTTCCTGTTATG GTACTTGATCGTTTGAGGAGGCCTGGTTGA